In Cardiocondyla obscurior isolate alpha-2009 linkage group LG07, Cobs3.1, whole genome shotgun sequence, the DNA window AAAATTTGAAGGAGAAAAGGGAGAAGAACGAGAGGTacaagaggaagaagaaaaaaaaaaagaagggaaaactTACATAAGGAGGACTTGGTCGATTATAGTTAGGTTCTTCATTCGAGGTCCTATACAACGTCCTCGTCGTCGCACCATGTACCGCCGTGCTACCTTAGTCCTCCatcgcctcctcttcgccCTCTCGCCACCCATGCCTTGCTTCTGGGGCTGACAGCAGCTATTTTCGTTTCCCAGCGACAATATAGCAGCTACACGGCTTAGGCCGCTCTTGCAGAGTCTAGCTTTGGTCcacctctctctccctctctccgtctctctcatTCTTCATCGCTCTTTCTCTGTAGCTCTCTGGCTCTTTTTCCTTCGACAGTTTCTGCTTCTTATTTATGGAAACCCTTTCctctgaaattatttcttcgcgCCCACTATCGCCTTCTCTGAATCATCGTTACGCCGATAGCGAGCCGCAAAAACGTACGCCGTCGATTAGGACGATTGAACAGCATATTTTCCACGATGAGAAGACGTCAGGGCTTCGTAAACTGCGCTCGTAATTTCGGGGATGTATTTAGTCCGCGTAGAATTGACTCGCGGAAATAGCGGAAAAGGTCCAGGCGAAACGTTGGTTTCTCGTCTGACCTGGAAATTagtaaattgaattaataagcGGAAGAGCGAAAACAGATACGAGGAGCATCTTCAAAGTTCGGCTAGTTATGCATCTCCGTTCGCGGCATTTTCGCATTCTTATTCCTATTTTAAATAGTCTGaatatctaaattaataaaattaattttatcacgaaataaatttcatattaatatttcgataaacttttaattctgATTTAAATTCGCTTTTTTCTTCGCGACAAAAACGAGTCGTCGTTGTACTAAAATTTAGTggctcgcttttttttttttttttgtggacgaatatataatacatatacaatatatgtGTACGTATATGTGGATAAATAGATGGATAGAAAATAGacgtaagtttttaattttcgtcgaATCAACATCTAATGATCCAGCTcgttttgtcattttttttcgttttatttattgtcgCACTCGTCGGTTGACCATAACCTGCAAATCACGAACTTACCGAACGGCCTCACGCGCCCGACTGATTCGCAATTTGTGCTGGAGAAAAAGGAGTATATCTTTCGGCGATTTCTCAGCGAAGTTTGTTGCTGTTATCTACGTGGACCTTATCATCGGCGGACCGCGAGGAAAGGGACTCGATTGTCATAGAAGTATGCACGAACGCGGGTCGAAAGCGAGCTGCATTAGCCGGAACATAGGTTAAACCGTTCCGTCTGAAATTAGTCAAAGGTGCTGGTAGATTCGGTGATACATGATGGATGTGGAGAAAATTGCGATGTTTGCTGGCGTCGGCTTCGCTATCGCCGTTGGTCTATTCGTTTTATGGGGTCCGTCACCCAAACCTAGAAGAAAAGGTAACGTCTAGGTTACATTTGATAAATGCCTATATAATCacattatttgattttttaaattcttataataaaattaaagaaaattatcttacTGCATTGTCAGTGGCATTTCTTTTATAACTAATACATttcgtatatttataattataaagaatttaaatagtatttttaataagagctaagtttttatttcaagtttaaTTGCTCTCTTGCTTTCAGGTCAAGTTGTTGGAATCAATAATTTGGGATACACATGTTTCCTGAATTCTCTTTTGCAAGCACTGGCTTCTTGCCCCTCATTTGTTTTCTGGCTTCAGAAACAGCAACAGAAAAAGGATAGAAACTTTGCTGGAACATTGCTTTCTGTTCTCAAAAGTATGGGTTTGATTTTATTGCATCttcaatgttttaatttaatcttaaattagaatttaattctttgaGAACTgaattttttgtcaatttagCTCTTTAAAAAACCAGTAAGCCGTGAAAATTACAATGTTCACGCttcaaatgttaaatttttttttctgatattttattttttaatttgcagaaATCAATGGCTTTGCAGACGACCTATATGGTAACGTGACACCCGTTGAGATAATTTCTTCCGTCGGTTCATTATGGAATTTTGGGCCTGGACATCAAGACGCTCACGAGTTATTCCACGTTGTTCTCAGCGCATTAGATGCTGAAATGCAACCGGCGAATAGAGTACGCAATATTACATAcacgtaaaataatacattattaaaagattGTTTCGAAACTCGTTTTTCCGCGGTAAACTTTCGCGATTTTTATGAGTAATtgctaaaatatttatttataattttagaaaggTTGTTTGTCCGATGCACTGCCACCGAGTCCGATTATCAAACCTGATATAAGAGGAACAGATACTTTGAATCTCAGAAGCGCCTCCTGCAACGACATTGcgtcagtaaaaaataattctgataACCCGAAGGGCTTCGATAAAAACTGTAATAATCAAATGATGACTTCTACTTCGTCCATATCTGCAATGTCTCCGAGCATGTGCAAGCCCGGAATGATCCTTGCTAGATCTTCAGAACTATTATCACGAAACGTTCAAAGCAACGGCGATTGCACAAGCATCTTCAGATCGTGGAAGTCTCTCTGCGCTATGCCATTCATCAACATTCCTTCGATGCCAGTAGAAACTCATCCGTTCTCAGGTCTGATCACTAGTCAAGTTCAATGCAGCAACTGTTTATGGaaggtattaatttaatttaataataaaaatgtactttaTTACAACgctaaattttaatgttttaatatattttttttttgcagtctTCAGTGCGTTATGACAAGCTCGAAACATTGTCATTACCTTTACCACCACTTACTTCATCGTTTATATCACAACATCTCACTTTGGAATGGCTGTTTTCGCGTTTTGTAGACAGTGAAATTGTACGTGATGTGCAATGCGATGGTTGCTCATTGCGTTGTACTGCTACCAAAACTCTCACTCTCGGCAAACTGCCTAAATGTTTATGCTTGCACATTCCGAGGACAACGTGGAGCTCATCGGGTATACCGATTAAAAGGGACGATCAAATTACGTTCCCCGAATTTTTGGTGCTAGATCCCTACACTTACACggagacaaaaaaaagaagcgcgcaggtaatttataaaaagaattaactaaaacaatttatagttacgattctaaatttaaattaataatttgataggTGTTCTATTTAATGTAATCTAAAATTTTTGTTCGCAGGGTGATGCAAAATTTCTTGCTAACAGTTTTATGACGATACAGGGTAAACACAAGTATCGATTGTGTGCGGTCATCGAGCACCGCGGACCGGTAGACTCCGGCCACTTCGTTTGTTTCAGACGTGGAAACAAAGTAGATCAATGGCTGTACACATCTGACATTATTGTCGATAGCGTGTCGCTGACGCAGGTGCTGCTTGCCAATCCGTATCTACTATTTTACGAACGCATCAACAGTGTTTATCCTAGTTAGGAACAAATTTTTCAAGCGATAGGCAATCTATAGAAATTACGAATAACGCGTTTACTGATAACAGGTCCGCTCTTTTTAGCCATGCTTTCTTTCTCATTCTTTTAAAGCGAGGCAGTTAGGTAGcaactaaaatttttacggAAGGATATAATTGCAAACAATTATGTACGAGCGTAGAAAACACAGCTAGAAAGAACGGAAAAATTTGCGAAATACAAGAGACTGTCGAATTTTCTATGATAAGTTTAGTATCGTTCGATGTTGCACGGTAATCTTTtgttataatacatatatgacTATAAATCGTGTGTCCCCTaggtaatattttatagcAGCCAAATGTATCAAGTAATATAAtctaaaattcaaaaatattttatttgcgacgAATACGTTAATAATTGCTATTATTAGACGTTCACAGATTTGCCGGAATTAGTTACTTTtgtgaaacaaaaatttttcgctATTATATATACTTAGTACATACATAGTAGTAGTAGATTTCTAcatgagaaaattgtcaattCTTATacacttttttaattagttttcatcgttatatcgttattttaacAAAGACTAACATCGTGCCAATATTAAAtctttcgaattaaatttattgacgAGAATAAACGAGAtaatcttgtattttttttaatattatgtttatatttaaagCTCTTTGAGCTCTCGTATATAGCGcaattgttaataatactAAGTATTTCAAAGACTgtaaacttattaatttgtatatatcaaaatttgttatctttttttctagCTGGCGTAAAGAAATATGCGAATTAccagaatatatttaatttaatttaattcaattaggtatacatataaacgCATACTTAAAAAtcttacgaaagaaaaaaacactttaaagtaaaataaaatttagaatgCAGATAGTAGGTATACCATAATGATTTTCCTTccttcgtaaattaatttctattaaggTAATCtataagtttttaaacgttgcgtttgttttttatatttttttgaattaaataagtatttaataaatcaaaaatgaaacaaaattgttaaaatgtgacttaaattcttttacttaccttttatttcctttcctttttatctttatttttattctattttctcTGAAGAAGGTACGTATGTACATCCTACGAAAACCTCTCGAGAAGTGAGAACTAAGTATAccagagaggaaaagagaaagagaccggCTTACTGACGCTGCATTTGTCTTTGTTTCTCTTGTACGATAGATTTTCTAACCTTCAAACGTAAATTCAGTTCTGCTTTTAAggagtaaaaaataaatcaagatTATAAAgttctattaataattaagtaaagaGTGCCGAACAATCTCCTTTTTAAATCTTTGCTTGTacacgaaaaaataaaaagaaaaatagtacataaaaaataatattctcatcttactaatattttaatctcgtGTAAAAATTGACCAAGCGAGCCAACCAGCATGACTGCTCCAATTAGCACTGCCATGGATAGTTTGAGTGCTGCTTTAAAATCTAACATTATCCCTAATCAAGAATATTTGCTGCAAGGATCAGTATTAGATTCCTCTGTGGAAGTGCTACTTCACAGACTTCGTGGGCTGTGTGACAACGTAGATCACGGCCCAGAAGGATTTTACGACCACGAAATGTGTTTTAGTATTCGCAGGTAcactaattttctttttaattttatatttttatggaACAGCTGTGTCGAAAATTTATCGAAGTTGATTTGTACATTgcagttttaaaaatttggctTTTTCAGAGGTTCGCCACAGGAACAGCCTTTGCTGCTACGAGTGAGACGTACTCTGGACCCGACTTACTCGGATATGCCATGGCAGTTGCGGTACATTGGACAGCCCGAGCTTGGTGACAAATCTCGGCCCACTATCGTTCGCAGCAGCATTGACATCGCTACCAGTAATACCGTGGTAGAATTTCTCACAGAATTGGGCTGTAAATTGGACTTCGAGTACGTTACTCGCGGTTACATGTTTCGCAAAGGCCGAATGAAGATCACCGTGTCAAAGATATTCAAAGTTAATCAGGGCAAGGTGCCAGAAGGAGTACCAGAAATGATATCACAGAGTTACTTGGTAGAACTCAGTGTGCTGGCTCCCAGTGGGCAGGACGCTATAGCGGAGGATATGAGAATATTCGCGGAACAGTTACGACCTTTAGTGCAGTTGgaaaaaattgattacaaaAGATTAGCTCATTGATCACAAGACGTGCCTACCGCAAAGATTCACTTCGATATAAAAGTCTCGCGTAAATGCGATGCTTCAaagaacgaaaatatttagtaatggttatatttattgtaatgtaattttttgcGTCGTCCTTTAGTTCAGTACTTAGATAGCAATTTAGTATAGATTTtctatatgaaattaaaatattaagtgcaaagaatatctttttataaaacgacTTTAGCTACgagattatttatatgtacaaaaatcTTAAACTTTGGATACTACTGAGTAGCAAAGATATTTGATAAACGTCATAAGATAAAATGTAATGGTGTTGAAAGCTTCTTTCTGCTCGGCATCCCAGAACATAGTTAATCAATATACtctgtaaaatattcatatatcaCACATTCACGCAAGCGTGTGGGTAATTATACCGGCTGCAACGCACATTGCCGGGTATACGCACTTTTACTTCGACGACCAGTAAAGCCGGCCACACACTTTCCGTAACGGTGAGGCTTTCGACCAATCGAGTTGCTCGATTTGGTTACGAACGGCCAAATTAAGCAACGCGATTGGTCGAAAGCCTTTCTCCTACTGTTACGAAAAGTGTGTGCGGCCAGCTTAATGATAATA includes these proteins:
- the Usp30 gene encoding ubiquitin carboxyl-terminal hydrolase 30 homolog, with product MMDVEKIAMFAGVGFAIAVGLFVLWGPSPKPRRKGQVVGINNLGYTCFLNSLLQALASCPSFVFWLQKQQQKKDRNFAGTLLSVLKKINGFADDLYGNVTPVEIISSVGSLWNFGPGHQDAHELFHVVLSALDAEMQPANRKGCLSDALPPSPIIKPDIRGTDTLNLRSASCNDIASVKNNSDNPKGFDKNCNNQMMTSTSSISAMSPSMCKPGMILARSSELLSRNVQSNGDCTSIFRSWKSLCAMPFINIPSMPVETHPFSGLITSQVQCSNCLWKSSVRYDKLETLSLPLPPLTSSFISQHLTLEWLFSRFVDSEIVRDVQCDGCSLRCTATKTLTLGKLPKCLCLHIPRTTWSSSGIPIKRDDQITFPEFLVLDPYTYTETKKRSAQGDAKFLANSFMTIQGKHKYRLCAVIEHRGPVDSGHFVCFRRGNKVDQWLYTSDIIVDSVSLTQVLLANPYLLFYERINSVYPS
- the Med18 gene encoding mediator of RNA polymerase II transcription subunit 18, whose translation is MTAPISTAMDSLSAALKSNIIPNQEYLLQGSVLDSSVEVLLHRLRGLCDNVDHGPEGFYDHEMCFSIRRGSPQEQPLLLRVRRTLDPTYSDMPWQLRYIGQPELGDKSRPTIVRSSIDIATSNTVVEFLTELGCKLDFEYVTRGYMFRKGRMKITVSKIFKVNQGKVPEGVPEMISQSYLVELSVLAPSGQDAIAEDMRIFAEQLRPLVQLEKIDYKRLAH